The Micromonospora sp. M71_S20 genome has a window encoding:
- a CDS encoding branched-chain amino acid ABC transporter permease, with protein sequence MTGFLQNTFNGLVSGAFYALLALGLAVIFGMLRVVNFAHGAFYMLGAFGAYVLLTEAGVPFWAALVIMPVGLALVGMALERAFIHRLTRLDPLYNFLLTFGLTLILQDLVKLRYGVQSSPYETPSALSGSVDFGLFDFPTYRVFILGFAVAVCVGVWWVLTRTRIGMVVRASTERPELTRAFGIDVGRWVTPVFGFGIGLAGLAGVLAAPMRAVNPLMGADLIIVVFAVVVIGGLGSIFGSVAAGFGIGLVQAWGEAYLSDFPIVSQTIVFIVMAVVLLWRPAGLFGREEAPA encoded by the coding sequence GTGACGGGCTTCCTGCAGAACACGTTCAACGGGCTGGTGAGCGGGGCGTTCTACGCCCTGCTCGCCCTCGGGCTCGCGGTCATCTTCGGCATGCTGCGGGTGGTCAACTTCGCCCACGGCGCGTTCTACATGCTGGGCGCCTTCGGCGCGTACGTGCTGCTCACCGAGGCGGGCGTGCCGTTCTGGGCGGCGTTGGTGATCATGCCGGTGGGACTGGCCCTGGTGGGCATGGCACTGGAGCGGGCCTTCATCCACCGCCTCACCCGGCTCGACCCGCTCTACAACTTCCTGCTCACCTTCGGCCTGACGCTCATCCTCCAGGACCTGGTGAAGCTCCGCTACGGCGTGCAGTCCAGCCCGTACGAGACCCCGTCCGCGCTCAGCGGGTCGGTCGACTTCGGGCTTTTCGACTTCCCCACCTACCGGGTCTTCATCCTCGGCTTCGCGGTCGCCGTCTGCGTCGGCGTCTGGTGGGTGCTCACCCGCACCCGGATCGGCATGGTGGTCCGGGCGTCGACCGAGCGGCCCGAGCTGACCCGGGCGTTCGGCATCGACGTCGGACGCTGGGTCACCCCGGTCTTCGGCTTCGGCATCGGCCTCGCCGGGCTCGCCGGGGTGCTGGCCGCGCCGATGCGGGCCGTGAACCCGCTGATGGGCGCCGACCTGATCATCGTGGTCTTCGCGGTGGTGGTGATCGGCGGGCTGGGCTCGATCTTCGGCTCCGTCGCCGCCGGCTTCGGCATCGGCCTCGTGCAGGCGTGGGGCGAGGCGTACCTGTCCGACTTCCCGATCGTGTCGCAGACGATCGTCTTCATCGTGATGGCCGTCGTGCTGCTCTGGCGCCCGGCCGGGCTGTTCGGCCGTGAGGAGGCACCGGCATGA